In Sander vitreus isolate 19-12246 chromosome 12, sanVit1, whole genome shotgun sequence, the following proteins share a genomic window:
- the LOC144527182 gene encoding uncharacterized protein LOC144527182, whose translation MTSYKAFHSQLSSIMEALSRAAVAEICELVDDSYAVLRVEITRSHREKEALRRKLELVENVLARGGHRGGNFAMLEAAGEGFMDFTVEHALPAAVGAKQQKGNVKSSGRVPALEATTEPTSSTSQDSLTGAAEESNDPDVVLIKEETVKEEANASYAPDELLRTQDGTELRLPDPDDSEEGPSGTLTPASAAVLRLWDQSSDGPAERQESHSAPGSPGASGHTDSRSPDAVFDLASESDCEAPPAAQTRTPAPLGSGGSLAAPLPAGTSELKRGPSLISSLRYNTEPDPCSSWTNQSLPSMAPAPHRTALLDSVSGFPLALGLGGYRFCGDRRFVCSYCGKCFTSSRSLETHVRVHTGERPYSCAQCGKRFTQSGHLKTHQSVHTGERPFACEHCGKRFAGKQNLRIHQQKHHVAEQSAIHV comes from the exons ATGACAAGCTACAAGGCGTTTCACTCCCAGCTGTCGTCCATCATGGAGGCTCTGAGCAGAGCGGCGGTGGCGGAGATCTGCGAGCTGGTGGATGACAGCTACGCCGTGTTACGGGTGGAGATCACGCGTAGCCACCGGGAGAAAgaggcgctgcggaggaagctGGAGCTGGTCGAGAACGTGCTCGCCCGGGGGGGACACAGAGGGGGGAACTTCGCGATGCTGGAGGCAGCCGGCGAGGGCTTCATGGATTTTACTGTCG AACATGCGTTACCAGCTGCAGTGGGGGCCAAACAGCAAAAAGGAAATGTCAAAAGCAGTGGGAGGGTCCCTGCTTTGGAGGCTACGACAGAGCCGACGTCTTCAACCAGCCAG GATTCTTTGACAGGAGCTGCAGAGGAGTCGAATGATCCAGATGTTGTTTTGATAAAGGAGGAAACCGTAAAAGAAGAGGCGAACGCCAGCTACGCCCCAGACGAGCTGCTTCGCACACAGGACG GAACGGAGCTGCGGCTGCCAGATCCAGACGACAGCGAGGAAGGCCCCTCTGGGACTCTGACCCCCGCCTCGGCAGCCGTCCTGAGGCTGTGGGATCAGAGCAGCGACGGGCCGGCAGAGCGCCAAGAATCCCACAGTGCACCGGGGTCTCCGGGCGCCTCAGGGCACACCGACAGCCGCTCTCCAGACGCCGTGTTCGACTTGGCCTCGGAGTCGGACTGTGAGGCTCCGCCTGCGGCCCAAACGAGGACACCCGCCCCCCTCGGGTCCGGAGGAAGCCTCGCCGCCCCGCTGCCCGCTGGGACATCCGAGCTGAAGCGGGGCCCGTCTCTGATCAGCTCCCTCCGCTACAACACAGAGCCGGATCCATGCTCCTCGTGGACCAATCAGAGCCTGCCGAGCATGGCGCCCGCCCCTCACCGGACCGCGCTGCTGGACAGCGTTTCGGGTTTCCCCTTGGCGCTCGGTCTCGGCGGATACAGGTTCTGCGGCGACCGGCGCTTCGTCTGCAGCTACTGCGGGAAGTGCTTCACGTCTTCCCGGAGCCTGGAGACGCACGTGCGCGTCCACACGGGCGAGCGTCCGTACAGCTGCGCCCAGTGCGGGAAGCGCTTCACGCAGTCGGGACACCTGAAGACGCACCAGAGCGTCCACACAGGGGAGCGGCCGTTCGCCTGCGAGCACTGCGGGAAGAGGTTCGCCGGGAAGCAGAACCTGAGGATCCATCAGCAGAAACACCACGTGGCCGAGCAGAGCGCCATTCACGtttaa